The following coding sequences lie in one Micromonospora sp. R77 genomic window:
- a CDS encoding glutathione peroxidase → MSVFDIEIDALSGGPADLARYRGRALLVVNVASRCGLTPQYALLQALAEEYADRGLTVLGVPCNQFGGQEPGTADEISDFCQVNYGVTFPLTEKVDVNGPDRHPLYTALVSTPDADGHTGDIRWNFEKFLVAPDGTVAARFAPTVAPDDPQLRAAVEKVLPA, encoded by the coding sequence ATGAGCGTTTTCGACATCGAGATCGACGCCCTCTCGGGCGGTCCCGCGGACCTCGCGCGCTACCGCGGCCGGGCGCTGCTGGTGGTCAACGTCGCCTCCCGCTGCGGCCTGACCCCGCAGTACGCCCTCCTGCAGGCCCTGGCCGAGGAGTACGCCGACCGCGGCCTGACCGTGCTCGGGGTGCCGTGCAACCAGTTCGGCGGCCAGGAGCCCGGCACGGCCGACGAGATCAGCGACTTCTGCCAGGTCAACTATGGCGTGACCTTCCCGCTGACGGAGAAGGTGGACGTCAACGGGCCGGACCGGCACCCGCTCTACACGGCCCTGGTGTCCACCCCGGACGCCGACGGGCACACCGGGGACATCCGGTGGAACTTCGAGAAGTTCCTGGTCGCGCCCGACGGCACGGTGGCGGCCCGGTTCGCCCCGACGGTCGCCCCGGACGACCCGCAGCTGCGCGCCGCGGTCGAGAAGGTCCTGCCGGCCTGA
- a CDS encoding glycosyl hydrolase family 18 protein, with product MKRSLRRALWAGAVVALAVAAVPMTTASAAGTVTATFAKAQDWGTGHEAKVTVTNGTSASVDTWRIEFDLPSGTTISSSWDADVTSSGNHYVAVKKSWAGPLAPGTSFSWGYNGTGPYAAPLNCTVNGASCAGGGTPTTTAPSPTTSPTASPTVSPTVSPTTSPTTPPTTTPPPPSGDKKVVGYFTEWGVYGRNYHVKNVHTSGSAAKMTHLLYAFGNTTGGRCSIGDSYADYDKAYTAADSVDGVADTWDQPLRGNFNQLRKLKKMYPNLKVIWSFGGWTWSAGFTQAAQNPAAFADSCYALIKDPRWADVFDGIDIDWEYPNACGLQCDTSGPNAFKNVIGALRAKFGASFLVTAAITADGSTGGKIDATDYAGAASNLNWLMPMTYDYFGAWAAQGPTAPHSPLTSYTGIPQQGFWSDAAIQKLKAKGVPANKLLLGIGFYGRGWTGVTQATPGGTATGPAPGTYEQGIEDYKVLKNSCPATGTVAGTAYAKCGSNWWSYDTPSTIGGKMTYAKNQGLGGAFFWELSGDTSNGELIGAIKGGLG from the coding sequence ATGAAGAGATCGCTCCGCCGGGCCCTCTGGGCCGGTGCCGTGGTCGCGCTGGCGGTCGCGGCGGTGCCGATGACCACCGCGTCCGCCGCCGGCACCGTGACCGCCACGTTCGCCAAGGCGCAGGACTGGGGGACCGGTCACGAGGCGAAGGTGACCGTCACCAACGGCACCAGCGCCAGCGTCGACACCTGGCGCATCGAGTTCGACCTGCCGTCCGGCACCACCATCAGCAGTTCCTGGGACGCCGACGTCACCAGCAGCGGCAACCACTACGTCGCGGTCAAGAAGAGCTGGGCCGGGCCGCTCGCCCCGGGCACCAGCTTCAGCTGGGGCTACAACGGCACCGGCCCGTACGCCGCGCCGCTGAACTGCACCGTCAACGGCGCGTCCTGCGCCGGCGGCGGCACCCCGACCACCACCGCGCCCTCGCCGACCACCTCGCCCACCGCCTCGCCGACCGTGTCGCCCACGGTCTCGCCGACCACCTCACCCACCACGCCGCCCACCACCACCCCGCCGCCGCCGAGCGGGGACAAGAAGGTCGTCGGCTACTTCACCGAGTGGGGCGTCTACGGCCGCAACTACCACGTGAAGAATGTGCACACCAGCGGGTCGGCGGCGAAGATGACCCACCTGCTCTACGCCTTCGGCAACACCACCGGCGGCCGGTGCAGCATCGGTGACAGCTACGCCGACTACGACAAGGCGTACACCGCGGCGGACAGCGTCGACGGGGTGGCCGACACCTGGGACCAGCCGCTGCGCGGCAACTTCAACCAGCTCCGCAAGCTCAAGAAGATGTACCCCAACCTGAAGGTGATCTGGTCCTTCGGTGGCTGGACCTGGTCGGCCGGCTTCACCCAGGCCGCGCAGAACCCGGCCGCGTTCGCCGACTCCTGCTACGCGCTGATCAAGGACCCGCGCTGGGCGGACGTCTTCGACGGCATCGACATCGACTGGGAGTACCCGAACGCCTGCGGCCTCCAGTGCGACACCAGCGGCCCGAACGCCTTCAAGAACGTGATCGGGGCGCTGCGCGCCAAGTTCGGCGCGAGCTTCCTGGTCACCGCGGCGATCACCGCCGACGGCAGCACCGGCGGCAAGATCGACGCCACCGACTACGCCGGTGCCGCGTCGAACCTGAACTGGCTGATGCCGATGACCTACGACTACTTCGGCGCCTGGGCCGCCCAGGGTCCCACCGCGCCGCACTCGCCGCTCACCTCGTACACCGGCATCCCGCAGCAGGGCTTCTGGTCCGACGCGGCGATCCAGAAGCTCAAGGCCAAGGGCGTCCCGGCGAACAAGCTGCTGCTCGGCATCGGCTTCTACGGCCGGGGCTGGACCGGGGTGACCCAGGCGACCCCTGGTGGCACCGCCACCGGCCCCGCCCCGGGCACCTACGAGCAGGGCATCGAGGACTACAAGGTGCTCAAGAACAGCTGCCCGGCCACCGGCACCGTCGCCGGCACCGCGTACGCCAAGTGCGGCAGCAACTGGTGGAGCTACGACACCCCGTCCACCATCGGCGGAAAGATGACGTACGCGAAGAACCAGGGCCTCGGTGGCGCCTTCTTCTGGGAGCTCTCCGGTGACACCAGCAACGGCGAGCTGATCGGCGCCATCAAGGGCGGACTCGGCTGA
- the proC gene encoding pyrroline-5-carboxylate reductase has translation MAPGVHTVAVIGAGKIGELMLSGLLRSGWPVERLLATARRPSRAEELTARYGVRVVDNLTAVAEAAVLAVSVKPQDAGALLDEIGPKVPPDKLVISLCAGLPTSFFNRRLPEGTPVVRVMTNTPSLVDEAMSAISAGAYATGEHLALAEEMFTPLGATIRVPESQQDAVTALSGSGPAYFYLLVEAMIDAGILLGLPRQVAHELIVQTAIGSAVMLRDSGEHPVKLREAVTSPAGTTISAIRELENHGVRAAMLAALEAARDRAREIAAQAD, from the coding sequence ATGGCACCCGGGGTGCACACGGTCGCGGTGATCGGCGCGGGCAAGATCGGCGAGCTGATGCTCTCCGGGCTGCTGCGCTCGGGCTGGCCGGTGGAGCGACTGCTCGCCACGGCCCGCCGGCCGAGCCGGGCCGAGGAACTGACCGCCCGGTACGGCGTCCGGGTGGTGGACAACCTCACCGCCGTGGCCGAGGCGGCGGTGCTCGCCGTCTCCGTCAAGCCGCAGGACGCGGGGGCGCTGCTCGACGAGATCGGCCCCAAGGTGCCGCCGGACAAGCTGGTCATCTCGCTCTGCGCCGGCCTGCCGACGAGCTTCTTCAACCGGCGGCTGCCCGAGGGCACCCCGGTGGTCCGGGTGATGACCAACACCCCGTCGCTGGTCGACGAGGCGATGAGTGCCATCTCGGCCGGCGCGTACGCCACCGGCGAACACCTGGCGCTGGCCGAGGAGATGTTCACCCCGCTGGGCGCCACCATCCGGGTGCCCGAGTCCCAGCAGGACGCGGTGACCGCCCTCTCGGGTTCCGGCCCGGCCTACTTCTACCTGCTGGTCGAGGCGATGATCGACGCGGGCATCCTGCTCGGCCTGCCCCGCCAGGTGGCCCACGAGCTGATCGTGCAGACCGCGATCGGCTCGGCGGTCATGCTGCGCGACTCCGGCGAGCACCCGGTCAAGCTCCGCGAGGCGGTCACCTCGCCGGCCGGCACCACCATCTCCGCCATCCGCGAGCTGGAGAACCACGGCGTACGTGCGGCGATGCTGGCGGCGCTGGAGGCCGCCCGCGACCGCGCCCGCGAGATCGCCGCCCAGGCCGACTGA
- a CDS encoding glycoside hydrolase family 44 protein, translated as MRPTTALLPVTLVVALGGLALPAPALAAGPGPALTVDATTGRHQISPYIYGMNFADEALARDLRLPVDRYGGNATTRYNFRADTSNRAGDWYFENIPNDNPDPASLPKGSETDRFVAENKATGTATIMTVPMIGWVAKDRAKACAFSVAKYGAQQSTDPWSPDCGNGKKPDGSLVTGNDPKDTSVAVGPEYVTDWMTHLKGQFGSAANGGVQFYNLDNEPDLWHSTHRDVRPTGLGYDELRDRTYQYAAAIKAADPQAKTLGPVGWGLNSIFYSGLDQDTCSRTGCWSNPPDKAAHGGQDLGPWYLDQMRAYEQQHGTRILDYFDIHLYPQQSGVFGDAAGDATTQALRLRSTRQLWDPTYVDESWINKPVRFIPRMRELVDQHYPGTKIAMTEYNWGAYGSMNGALAEADVLGIFGREGLDLANLWTAPKSDQPVANAFRIYRNYDGAGGAFGETSVRATSADQEKLAVYAAERASDKALTLVVVNKSGDDLTSPVALTGASAGTAQVYRYSAANLAGVVRQADQPVTATGFTATFPANSITHLVLPRGTTPGDTQAPTAPGKPTVGTVTSDSVALSWAPATDNVGVTGYDVHRVDASGPVKVGSATGTAYTVTGLTADTSYTFVVTARDAAGNVSAASPGVVVRTAPATTPTGGCAVSYAANSWPGGFTATVTIKNTGSTAIDGWKLGFDFPTAGQQVGQGWSATWKQSGVGVTAENLSYNGRLAPGATTSIGFNGTWTGSNPAPTAFTLNGQRCG; from the coding sequence GTGCGTCCCACCACAGCACTGCTCCCGGTCACCCTGGTCGTCGCGCTCGGCGGCCTGGCCCTGCCCGCACCCGCCCTGGCCGCCGGCCCCGGACCGGCCCTGACCGTCGACGCCACCACGGGTCGGCACCAGATCAGCCCCTACATCTACGGCATGAACTTCGCCGACGAGGCCCTGGCCCGGGACCTCCGGCTGCCGGTGGACCGCTACGGCGGCAACGCCACCACCCGCTACAACTTCCGTGCCGACACCAGCAACCGGGCCGGTGACTGGTACTTCGAGAACATCCCCAACGACAACCCTGACCCGGCGAGCCTGCCCAAGGGCTCGGAGACCGACCGGTTCGTGGCCGAGAACAAGGCCACCGGCACCGCGACGATCATGACCGTGCCGATGATCGGCTGGGTGGCCAAGGATCGGGCGAAGGCCTGTGCCTTCAGCGTCGCCAAGTACGGCGCCCAGCAGTCCACCGACCCGTGGTCGCCCGACTGCGGCAACGGGAAGAAGCCGGACGGCAGCCTGGTGACCGGCAACGACCCGAAGGACACCAGCGTCGCGGTCGGCCCGGAGTACGTCACCGACTGGATGACCCACCTCAAGGGACAGTTCGGCTCGGCGGCGAACGGTGGTGTCCAGTTCTACAACCTGGACAACGAGCCGGACCTGTGGCACTCCACCCACCGGGACGTCCGGCCGACCGGCCTCGGCTACGACGAACTGCGCGACCGCACCTACCAGTACGCCGCGGCGATCAAGGCCGCCGACCCGCAGGCGAAGACCCTCGGCCCGGTCGGCTGGGGGCTCAACTCGATCTTCTACTCCGGCCTGGACCAGGACACCTGCTCGCGTACCGGGTGCTGGTCGAACCCGCCGGACAAGGCGGCGCACGGCGGCCAGGACCTCGGCCCGTGGTACCTGGACCAGATGCGCGCCTACGAGCAGCAGCACGGCACCCGCATCCTGGACTACTTCGACATCCACCTCTACCCGCAGCAGTCCGGCGTGTTCGGCGACGCGGCCGGCGACGCGACCACCCAGGCGCTGCGGCTGCGCTCCACCCGGCAGCTCTGGGACCCGACCTACGTGGACGAGAGCTGGATCAACAAGCCGGTCCGGTTCATCCCCCGGATGCGCGAGCTGGTCGACCAGCACTACCCGGGCACGAAGATCGCGATGACCGAGTACAACTGGGGCGCGTACGGGTCGATGAACGGGGCGCTGGCCGAGGCGGACGTGCTCGGCATCTTCGGCCGGGAGGGCCTGGACCTGGCCAACCTGTGGACCGCGCCGAAGTCCGACCAGCCGGTCGCTAACGCCTTCCGGATCTACCGCAACTACGACGGCGCCGGCGGCGCGTTCGGCGAGACCTCCGTCCGGGCCACCAGCGCCGACCAGGAGAAGCTCGCCGTGTACGCGGCCGAGCGCGCCAGCGACAAGGCGCTCACCCTGGTCGTCGTCAACAAGTCCGGTGACGACCTGACCAGCCCGGTCGCGCTCACCGGAGCGTCGGCCGGCACGGCCCAGGTCTACCGCTACAGCGCGGCGAACCTGGCCGGCGTCGTCCGGCAGGCCGACCAGCCGGTGACCGCCACCGGCTTCACCGCCACCTTCCCGGCCAACTCGATCACCCACCTGGTGCTGCCGCGCGGCACCACGCCCGGTGACACCCAGGCGCCCACCGCCCCCGGTAAGCCGACGGTCGGCACGGTCACCAGCGACAGCGTGGCACTGAGCTGGGCGCCGGCCACCGACAACGTCGGCGTCACCGGGTACGACGTGCACCGCGTGGACGCCTCGGGCCCGGTGAAGGTCGGCAGCGCCACCGGCACCGCGTACACCGTCACCGGGCTCACGGCGGACACCTCGTACACCTTCGTGGTGACCGCGCGGGACGCGGCGGGCAACGTCTCGGCGGCCTCGCCCGGCGTGGTCGTGCGGACCGCGCCGGCGACCACCCCGACCGGCGGCTGCGCGGTGAGCTACGCGGCGAACAGCTGGCCGGGCGGCTTCACCGCCACCGTGACGATCAAGAACACCGGCAGCACCGCGATCGACGGCTGGAAGCTCGGCTTCGACTTCCCGACCGCCGGGCAGCAGGTCGGCCAGGGCTGGTCGGCGACCTGGAAGCAGAGCGGGGTGGGCGTCACCGCGGAGAACCTCAGCTACAACGGCCGGCTCGCCCCCGGCGCCACCACCAGCATCGGCTTCAACGGCACCTGGACCGGCAGCAACCCGGCGCCGACCGCCTTCACCCTCAACGGTCAGCGCTGCGGCTGA
- a CDS encoding polyadenylate-specific 3'-exoribonuclease AS, which yields MVYRYFYDCEFIEDGRIVDLVSIGVVDEYGREFYAVSTEFDDSRAVPWVRRNVLDKLPSPADRAWRSRERIRDELHEFLLEPVRDRPGEQIELWAWYAAYDHVVLAQLWGPMTALPREIPRFTKELRQLWDDRGRPKLPDAEAERHDALVDARHNLARWRAMTAR from the coding sequence ATGGTCTACCGCTACTTCTACGACTGCGAGTTCATCGAGGACGGCCGGATCGTCGACCTCGTCTCGATCGGTGTCGTCGACGAGTACGGCCGCGAGTTCTACGCGGTCTCCACCGAGTTCGACGACTCCCGGGCCGTGCCCTGGGTGCGCCGCAACGTCCTGGACAAGCTGCCCTCCCCGGCCGACCGGGCCTGGCGCTCCCGCGAGCGGATCCGGGACGAGCTGCACGAGTTCCTCCTGGAACCGGTCCGGGACCGCCCGGGTGAGCAGATCGAACTCTGGGCCTGGTACGCCGCGTACGACCACGTGGTGCTCGCCCAGCTCTGGGGGCCGATGACGGCGCTGCCCCGGGAGATCCCCCGGTTCACCAAGGAGCTGCGGCAGCTCTGGGACGACCGGGGGCGGCCGAAGCTGCCGGATGCCGAGGCCGAGCGCCACGACGCCCTGGTCGACGCCCGGCACAACCTGGCCCGGTGGCGGGCGATGACCGCCCGGTGA
- a CDS encoding SGNH/GDSL hydrolase family protein, which translates to MRRSRLATLGLSLATSLGAMLAFAVPAQAAATDRYVALGDSYASGVGADSYTTESGSCQRSTNAYPALYNANIKPASYRSVACSGATTSDVINNQLSALSSTTTLVSVTIGGNDVGFASIMTTCVLQGETACVAAVQTAENNARSFLATRLANVYNGIRSRSPSARVVVVGYPVFYQLGTLCAGLSATSRAKINEGINLVDDITRTAAGSAGFTFADVRSIFVGHQLCSYGTKWLHALNYLNIGISYHPTAAGQSGGYYPVFRNAAG; encoded by the coding sequence GTGCGGAGATCCCGTCTTGCTACCCTCGGCCTGAGTCTGGCCACGTCCCTCGGCGCCATGCTGGCGTTCGCCGTGCCCGCCCAGGCCGCCGCCACCGACCGCTACGTCGCCCTCGGCGACTCGTACGCCTCCGGTGTCGGCGCGGACAGCTACACCACCGAGAGTGGTTCCTGCCAGCGCAGCACCAACGCCTATCCGGCGCTCTACAACGCCAACATCAAGCCCGCCTCCTACCGCTCGGTGGCGTGCTCCGGGGCGACCACCAGCGACGTCATCAACAACCAGCTCTCCGCGCTCTCCTCGACCACCACCCTGGTCAGCGTCACCATCGGCGGCAACGACGTCGGCTTCGCCAGCATCATGACCACCTGCGTGCTGCAGGGGGAGACCGCGTGCGTGGCCGCCGTGCAGACGGCGGAGAACAACGCCCGCAGCTTCCTGGCCACCCGGCTCGCGAACGTCTACAACGGGATCCGCTCCCGGTCGCCCTCCGCGCGGGTCGTGGTCGTCGGCTACCCGGTCTTCTACCAGCTCGGCACGCTCTGCGCCGGGCTCAGCGCGACCTCCCGCGCGAAGATCAACGAGGGCATCAACCTGGTGGACGACATCACCCGGACCGCCGCCGGCTCGGCCGGCTTCACCTTCGCCGACGTCCGGTCGATCTTCGTCGGTCACCAGCTGTGCAGCTACGGCACCAAGTGGCTGCACGCGCTGAACTACCTGAACATCGGCATCTCCTACCACCCGACCGCCGCCGGGCAGTCCGGTGGCTACTACCCGGTCTTCCGCAACGCCGCCGGCTGA
- a CDS encoding pyridoxamine 5'-phosphate oxidase family protein, protein MSNEPSSAAEARARVTELIRDARICLLTTTGVDGRLVSRPMGLQAADFDGDLWFFAFADSAKVRQIRVNPQVNVGFSDQRHHAWVSVAGTAQEGWDRARAEQLWNPLLKTWFPDGLDTPGITLIKVHASSAEYWDSPNSTVVNLLGFAKAAVTGKPPQAGENHEVSY, encoded by the coding sequence ATGAGCAACGAACCGAGCAGTGCCGCCGAGGCACGGGCCCGGGTGACCGAGCTGATCCGGGACGCCCGGATCTGCCTGCTGACCACCACCGGCGTGGACGGTCGACTGGTCAGCCGGCCGATGGGTCTGCAGGCCGCCGACTTCGACGGCGACCTGTGGTTCTTCGCCTTCGCCGATTCCGCCAAGGTCCGCCAGATCCGGGTGAACCCCCAGGTCAACGTCGGCTTCTCGGACCAGCGGCACCACGCCTGGGTGTCGGTGGCCGGTACGGCCCAGGAGGGCTGGGACCGGGCGCGCGCCGAACAGTTGTGGAACCCGCTGCTGAAGACCTGGTTCCCGGACGGCCTGGACACCCCCGGCATCACCCTGATCAAGGTGCACGCCAGCTCCGCCGAGTACTGGGACTCGCCGAACAGCACGGTGGTCAACCTGCTCGGCTTCGCCAAGGCGGCGGTGACCGGGAAGCCGCCGCAGGCGGGGGAGAACCACGAGGTCAGCTACTGA
- a CDS encoding DUF2203 domain-containing protein — protein sequence MFTLAQARHLVATLRPRVDELIRLRADLAELRVDLADHGVSVLGGLAEVKALEARLHAVVDELHRHGIQVKGIAPVLLDFPGERDGRPVLWCWLEGDSDVRWYHRPECGFAGRRPV from the coding sequence GTGTTCACTCTCGCCCAGGCGCGCCATCTGGTGGCCACCCTGCGCCCGCGCGTCGACGAGCTGATCCGGCTCCGGGCCGACCTGGCCGAGCTGCGGGTCGACCTGGCCGACCACGGGGTCAGCGTGCTCGGCGGGCTGGCCGAGGTGAAGGCCCTCGAGGCCCGGCTGCACGCTGTCGTGGACGAGTTGCACAGACACGGGATCCAGGTGAAGGGGATCGCTCCGGTGCTGCTGGACTTCCCCGGGGAGCGCGACGGTCGCCCGGTGCTCTGGTGCTGGCTCGAGGGCGACTCCGACGTGCGCTGGTACCACCGGCCGGAGTGCGGCTTCGCCGGGCGCCGCCCGGTCTGA
- a CDS encoding 6-phosphofructokinase has translation MRIGVLTGGGDCPGLNAVIRAVVRKGVATYGHEFVGFQDGWKGPLEGLSKPLGIAEVRGILPRGGTILGSSRTNPFKIENGVERIKENLAAQGVDALIAIGGEDTLGVATKLHELGVNVVGVPKTIDNDLGATDYTFGFDTAVNIAMEAIDRLHTTAESHHRTLVVEVMGRHAGWIALHAGLAGGANVILLPERQFDVEQVAGYVEKRFQHQYAPIVVVAEGAQPLDGQMVLHNQELDSFGHVRLGGIGQWLAEQLEAKTGKEARTVVLGHIQRGGTPTAFDRVLATRLGLQAIDAAHEGDWGKMVAMQSTDIVRVPLAEATAELKTVPLERYEEAEVFFGS, from the coding sequence ATGCGTATCGGCGTGCTCACCGGCGGCGGCGACTGCCCAGGTCTCAACGCGGTAATCCGGGCGGTGGTCCGCAAGGGCGTCGCCACCTACGGTCACGAGTTCGTGGGCTTCCAGGACGGCTGGAAGGGCCCGCTGGAGGGTCTGTCGAAGCCGTTGGGCATCGCGGAGGTCCGCGGCATCCTGCCGCGCGGCGGCACCATCCTCGGCTCGTCCCGCACCAACCCGTTCAAGATCGAGAACGGCGTGGAGCGGATCAAGGAGAACCTGGCCGCGCAGGGCGTGGACGCCCTGATCGCGATCGGCGGCGAGGACACCCTCGGGGTGGCCACCAAGCTCCACGAGCTGGGCGTCAACGTGGTCGGCGTGCCGAAGACCATCGACAACGACCTCGGCGCCACCGACTACACCTTCGGCTTCGACACCGCGGTCAACATCGCGATGGAGGCCATCGACCGGCTGCACACCACCGCCGAGAGCCACCACCGCACCCTGGTCGTCGAGGTGATGGGCCGGCACGCCGGCTGGATCGCCCTGCACGCCGGCCTGGCCGGCGGCGCCAACGTCATCCTGCTGCCCGAGCGGCAGTTCGACGTCGAGCAGGTCGCCGGGTACGTCGAGAAGCGCTTCCAGCACCAGTACGCCCCGATCGTCGTGGTCGCCGAGGGCGCCCAGCCGCTCGACGGCCAGATGGTCCTGCACAACCAGGAGCTCGACTCCTTCGGCCACGTCCGCCTCGGCGGCATCGGCCAGTGGCTCGCCGAGCAGCTGGAGGCGAAGACCGGCAAGGAGGCGCGCACCGTGGTGCTGGGCCACATCCAGCGCGGTGGCACGCCGACCGCCTTCGACCGGGTGCTCGCCACCCGGCTCGGCCTCCAGGCCATCGACGCGGCGCACGAGGGCGACTGGGGCAAGATGGTCGCGATGCAGAGCACGGACATCGTCCGGGTCCCGCTCGCCGAGGCCACGGCCGAGCTGAAGACCGTCCCGCTGGAGCGGTACGAAGAGGCCGAGGTCTTCTTCGGCAGCTGA
- a CDS encoding Crp/Fnr family transcriptional regulator, which yields MEMRLPEPGDALTGVEMFAGLEPEVRQRVIAAAVPRTYRKGQLLFVENDPGESLIVLRRGAVAVFRTAPTGERAVLSVIRPPDVLGEVSLLDASTRSASAEAIEDCAALALSRPAFMELVHSNPRILDAVMRSLGGLIRRLTEQNADHVFLDLPGRVAKTLVRLAGESQAPMITIELNQSQLAEMAGGSRQSVNQAIGSFASRGWLRTEGRRIVVTDVAALRRRAGMNDR from the coding sequence GTGGAGATGCGCCTTCCGGAGCCGGGTGACGCGCTCACTGGCGTGGAGATGTTCGCCGGGCTCGAACCGGAGGTGCGGCAGCGGGTCATCGCCGCGGCGGTGCCGCGCACCTACCGCAAGGGTCAGCTGCTCTTCGTCGAGAACGACCCCGGCGAGTCGCTGATCGTGCTGCGCCGGGGGGCGGTCGCCGTCTTCCGTACCGCGCCGACGGGCGAGCGGGCGGTGCTGTCGGTGATCCGCCCGCCGGACGTGCTGGGCGAGGTCTCCCTGCTGGACGCCTCCACCCGGTCCGCCTCCGCCGAGGCGATCGAGGACTGCGCGGCGCTCGCGCTCTCCCGCCCGGCGTTCATGGAGCTGGTGCACTCCAACCCGCGCATCCTCGACGCGGTGATGCGCTCGCTGGGCGGCCTGATCCGCCGGCTCACCGAGCAGAACGCCGACCACGTCTTCCTCGACCTGCCCGGCCGGGTGGCCAAGACGCTGGTCCGGCTCGCCGGCGAGAGCCAGGCCCCGATGATCACCATCGAGCTCAACCAGAGCCAGCTCGCCGAGATGGCCGGCGGCTCCCGGCAGAGCGTCAACCAGGCGATCGGGTCCTTCGCCAGCCGTGGCTGGCTGCGTACCGAGGGGCGCCGGATCGTGGTGACCGACGTGGCCGCGCTGCGCCGCCGCGCCGGCATGAACGACCGCTGA
- a CDS encoding threonine/serine dehydratase produces the protein MRLVTGDDITTAERRLDGRVVRTPLLAAPLLGEELGLRVAVKAENLQHTGSFKTRGATNALLARAERAGLPAGLVAFSAGNHAIAVAFVGRSFGLPTVVCMPPGAVPGKVAEVRRLGAEAVFTDDLLATAQAVAGERGYHLLPPFDDPDVIAGQATIGRELLADGPAPAVVLVPVGGGGLISGIAAAVKETSPGTRIIGVEPDGANAVSYALRTGTATPPVRPASVADGLAAPFAGRHTLAHIRALVDDVVEVPEDSILPAWSDLIRATKLLVEPAAAVTLAALRAGLVEVSPGDRVVLVLSGGNVDPARLATLR, from the coding sequence ATGCGGTTGGTGACGGGGGACGACATCACGACGGCCGAGCGACGCCTCGACGGGCGGGTGGTCCGTACCCCGTTGCTGGCGGCGCCGCTGCTCGGCGAGGAACTGGGCCTACGGGTCGCGGTCAAGGCGGAGAACCTCCAGCACACCGGCAGCTTCAAGACCCGCGGGGCCACCAACGCGCTGCTCGCCCGTGCCGAGCGCGCCGGCCTGCCGGCCGGGCTGGTGGCCTTCTCCGCGGGCAACCACGCGATCGCGGTGGCCTTCGTCGGCCGGTCCTTCGGCCTGCCCACCGTGGTCTGCATGCCGCCCGGCGCCGTGCCGGGCAAGGTGGCGGAGGTCCGTCGTCTCGGTGCCGAGGCGGTGTTCACCGACGACCTGCTGGCCACGGCGCAGGCCGTCGCGGGCGAGCGGGGCTACCACCTGCTGCCACCCTTCGACGACCCGGACGTCATCGCCGGACAGGCCACCATCGGCCGCGAACTGCTCGCCGACGGGCCGGCCCCGGCGGTGGTGCTGGTGCCGGTCGGCGGTGGCGGCCTGATCAGCGGCATCGCGGCGGCCGTGAAGGAGACCTCCCCCGGCACCCGGATCATCGGCGTGGAGCCCGACGGCGCGAACGCCGTGTCGTACGCGTTGCGCACCGGCACGGCCACCCCGCCGGTCCGGCCGGCCTCGGTCGCCGACGGCCTGGCGGCCCCGTTCGCCGGGCGGCACACGCTGGCCCACATCCGGGCGCTGGTCGACGACGTGGTGGAGGTGCCGGAGGACTCCATCCTGCCCGCCTGGTCGGACCTGATCCGCGCGACGAAGCTGCTGGTCGAGCCGGCCGCCGCGGTGACCCTGGCCGCGCTGCGTGCGGGCCTGGTCGAGGTGTCACCCGGCGACCGGGTCGTCCTGGTCCTCAGCGGCGGAAACGTCGACCCGGCCCGACTCGCCACCCTCCGCTGA